The Arachis hypogaea cultivar Tifrunner chromosome 16, arahy.Tifrunner.gnm2.J5K5, whole genome shotgun sequence genome contains a region encoding:
- the LOC140180041 gene encoding uncharacterized protein — protein MGETPFKLVYGSEALIHVEVGVPTLRTELYNDQHNINARNAELDLTEEDREIATVKQRAKKEIAERKHNARVVPRTFTEGDLVLRRTDEARRPPSHGKLAANWEGPFRVVKVLGMGAYQLQALQGNPIPGNWNISSLKMYRS, from the coding sequence ATGGGCGAAACACCCTTCAAACTAGTCTATGGGTCAGAAGCATTAATCCATGTGGAGGTCGGAGTTCCCACATTGAGAACCGAGCTATACAATGACCAACACAATATAAACGCAAGGAACGCCGAGCTTGATCTGACCGAAGAAGATAGGGAAATCGCGACTGTCAAACAAAGAGCCAAAAAAGAGATAGCTGAAAGAAAACACAACGCACGAGTAGTACCGAGGACTTTTACAGAAGGAGACCTAGTACTCAGACGAACAGATGAAGCCAGACGACCACCTTCACATGGAAAGCTCGCAGCAAATTGGGAAGGACCATTCAGAGTAGTTAAAGTGCTCGGAATGGGGGCTTACCAGCTCCAAGCATTACAAGGCAACCCAATACCAGGAAATTGGAATATTTCTTCATTAAAGATGTATAGATCTTAA
- the LOC112758939 gene encoding GDSL esterase/lipase At5g33370 codes for MARCMVWMCYIVMAIVGSSLIGATEGARAFFVFGDSLVDNGNNNFLATTARADAPPYGIDYPTRRPTGRFSNGLNIPDFISQALGAEPTLPYLDPELNGDRLLVGANFASAGIGILNDTGIQFVNIIRIYRQLQYFEEYQQRVSALIGSEEAQRLVNGALVLITLGGNDFVNNYYLIPYSARSRQYNLPDYVRYLISEYKKVLRRLYDIGARRVLVTGTGPLGCVPAELAQRSRNGECATDLQEAAALFNPQLVQIIGQLNSEIGSNIFIGANTQQMSNNFITNPTAYGFVTSKVACCGQGPYNGIGLCTVLSNLCPNRDAYAFWDPFHPSERANSIIVQQILSGTTEYMYPFNLSTALALDSMKN; via the exons ATGGCTAGGTGTATGGTGTGGATGTGTTACATTGTGATGGCAATAGTAGGAAGCAGTTTAATAGGAGCAACAGAAGGAGCAAGAGCATTCTTTGTGTTTGGGGATTCACTTGTGGATAATGGGAATAACAACTTCTTAGCAACTACTGCAAGAGCAGATGCTCCTCCTTATGGCATTGATTATCCAACTCGCAGACCCACTGGCCGTTTCTCCAATGGCTTAAACATTCCTGATTTTATTA GTCAGGCACTTGGTGCAGAACCCACATTGCCGTACTTGGATCCGGAGCTGAACGGAGATAGATTGCTCGTCGGTGCCAACTTTGCTTCTGCTGGCATTGGAATCCTTAATGATACTGGAATCCAATTT GTAAACATCATAAGAATATACAGGCAGTTACAATACTTCGAAGAATACCAGCAAAGAGTGAGTGCACTGATTGGATCTGAGGAGGCTCAGCGCTTAGTGAATGGAGCGTTGGTGCTTATCACTCTTGGTGGCAATGATTTCGTTAACAACTATTATTTGATCCCTTACTCTGCTAGATCCCGCCAATACAATTTACCTGACTATGTTAGGTATTTGATATCCGAGTATAAGAAGGTTCTCAGG AGGCTATACGATATCGGAGCACGGCGGGTACTAGTGACGGGAACGGGTCCATTGGGGTGTGTTCCGGCGGAATTGGCCCAAAGAAGCAGGAATGGGGAATGTGCAACTGATCTGCAAGAAGCTGCTGCATTGTTTAATCCCCAACTTGTTCAAATTATTGGTCAACTCAATAGCGAAATTGGTTCCAATATCTTCATTGGAGCCAACACTCAACAAATGAGCAATAACTTCATCACTAATCCTACGGCATATG GATTCGTTACATCAAAAGTAGCATGCTGTGGTCAAGGACCCTACAATGGAATAGGACTATGCACAGTGTTATCAAACTTGTGCCCAAACCGTGACGCATACGCATTTTGGGATCCATTCCATCCATCAGAAAGAGCCAACAGTATAATTGTTCAACAGATCTTGTCGGGAACCACAGAGTATATGTATCCATTTAATCTCAGCACCGCTTTGGCCTTGGACTCCATGAAGAACTAG
- the LOC112754123 gene encoding GDSL esterase/lipase At5g33370-like produces the protein MASYCIMISLMVVFLLGSCSCFVNAQPRAFFVFGDSLVDSGNNDFLATTARADAPPYGIDYPTHRPTGRFSNGLNIPDLISLELGLEPTLPYLSPLLVGEKLLIGANFASAGIGILNDTGIQFLHIIHIEKQLKLFREYQARLSAHIGASGARNHVNRALFLITLGGNDFVNNYYLVPYSARSRQFSLPDYVRYLISEYRKVLRNLYNLGARRVLVTGTGPMGCVPAELAMRSRTGDCDVELQRAAALYNPQLVEMINALNQDIGSHVFIAANAYRMHMDFISNPRAYGFVTSKIACCGQGPYNGIGLCTPASNLCPNRDLYAFWDPFHPSERASRIIVQQILRGTNEYMHPMNLSTIMALDSRN, from the exons ATGGCTAGTTATTGTATAATGATAAGCTTAATGGTTGtgtttcttcttggttcttgttcttgttttgttAATGCTCAACCAAGAGCATTCTTTGTTTTTGGTGACTCATTAGTGGATAGTGGCAACAACGATTTCTTGGCAACCACCGCTAGAGCGGATGCGCCACCCTATGGGATCGATTATCCGACACACCGACCCACCGGACGCTTCTCTAACGGCCTCAACATCCCTGATTTAATCA GTCTTGAGCTTGGGTTAGAGCCAACTCTGCCATATTTGAGCCCGTTACTTGTTGGAGAGAAGCTCCTAATTGGTGCTAATTTTGCATCCGCCGGCATTGGAATTCTGAATGACACCGGAATTCAGTTT TTGCACATTATCCACATAGAGAAGCAACTGAAGCTGTTCAGAGAATACCAAGCACGGTTGAGTGCACACATTGGAGCAAGTGGAGCAAGAAACCACGTGAACAGAGCACTGTTCCTAATCACTCTGGGTGGCAACGACTTCGTGAACAACTACTACCTAGTCCCGTATTCAGCAAGATCACGCCAATTCTCTCTCCCGGATTACGTGCGGTACCTGATTTCAGAGTATCGGAAAGTTCTGAGGAATCTGTATAATCTGGGAGCAAGAAGGGTGCTTGTGACGGGAACAGGACCAATGGGGTGTGTTCCAGCAGAATTGGCAATGAGAAGCAGAACGGGTGATTGCGACGTTGAACTCCAGAGAGCTGCTGCATTATACAATCCCCAACTCGTTGAAATGATCAATGCTCTCAACCAAGACATTGGTTCTCATGTCTTCATTGCTGCTAATGCATATAGAATGCACATGGATTTCATTTCCAACCCTAGAGCTTATG GATTTGTAACCTCAAAGATAGCATGCTGTGGACAAGGGCCATATAATGGTATTGGGCTGTGCACACCAGCCTCAAACCTATGCCCAAACAGAGACCTATACGCATTTTGGGACCCATTCCACCCATCAGAGAGGGCTAGCAGAATCATAGTCCAACAGATCCTCAGAGGCACCAACGAGTACATGCACCCTATGAACCTCTCCACCATCATGGCCCTTGATTCAaggaattaa
- the LOC112756826 gene encoding uncharacterized protein, with protein MEIQDLNPAVHLHALKAGLRSGKFRKTIAVTKLKTLEEFRERAAGQMEIEELCEANKTERKPRKEEDRVQRSVNSKELGKPFKLTPKFDNYTRFNTRREKIIKEILNAKIIKLPARAGSYQDQRFIDKSKHCAFHQKYGHTINECVIAKDLLKRLAQQGLLDKYIEGRKHKEGDRDKEECQQTSKSKEANKWSNNTPPKGVINCISGGFVGGGETTSARKRSYHGMMAIEGTIPHSNKNVPDLEITFNQEDICSAAPHSDDPVVISIQTGELLVRKVLLDPGSSVDVLFYTTFLKMKISEKLIQPSSGELVGFSGERVPIKGYIWLRTMMGNHPLSWIIGIQYLIVDCPSPYNIILGRPDLNMFRAVVSTFHLCVKFQAQDGKIATLHSDRQQARQCYNASLKKSAPGKDV; from the coding sequence ATGGAAATACAAGACCTAAACCCCGCTGTCCACCTACATGCCCTCAAGGCCGGCCTCCGATCCGGAAAGTTCAGAAAGACAATCGCGGTCACTAAGCTGAAGACATTAGAAGAGTTCCGAGAAAGAGCAGCTGGACAAATGGAGATTGAAGAACTCTGTGAGGCcaacaaaacagaaagaaaacccAGAAAGGAGGAAGACAGAGTGCAAAGGTCGGTGAACAGTAAAGAACTCGGCAAACCATTCAAGCTCACCCCAAAATTCGACAACTACACCAGATTTAACACAAGGAGGGAAAAGATCATCAAAGAAATACTCAACGCCAAAATCATAAAACTGCCGGCAAGAGCTGGGAGCTATCAAGACCAGCGATTTATTGACAAAAGCAAGCACTGTGCCTTCCACCAGAAGTATGGACACACAATCAATGAGTGCGTGATAGCCAAAGATCTCTTGAAAAGATTAGCTCAACAAGGCCTCCTAGATAAATACATCGAAGGAAGAAAACACAAAGAGGGTGACAGGGACAAAGAAGAATGCCAACAAACCTCGAAAAGCAAGGAAGCCAATAAATGGTCAAACAACACCCCACCTAAAGGGGTTATAAACTGCATATCCGGAGGATTCGTCGGGGGAGGCGAAACAACTTCGGCGAGAAAGCGTAGCTACCATGGAATGATGGCAATCGAAGGAACAATACCACATAGCAACAAAAATGTACCCGACCTAGAAATCACTTTCAACCAGGAGGACATATGCTCGGCCGCACCACACTCAGACGACCCAGTGGTAATTTCCATCCAAACAGGTGAGCTATTGGTAAGAAAAGTCCTTTTGGACCCAGGTAGTAGTGTCGATGTTCTTTTTTATACTACTTTTCTAAAAATGAAAATATCTGAAAAACTCATACAACCCTCATCCGGAGAACTAGTCGGATTCTCTGGAGAAAGAGTTCCAATCAAGGGTTACATATGGTTAAGAACAATGATGGGAAACCACCCATTGTCATGGATCATTGGCATACAATATCTTATAGTTGATTGCCCTAGTCCTTATAATATTATCCTCGGAAGACCAGACCTGAACATGTTTAGGGCAGTAGTTTCAACTTTTCATCTATGTGTCAAATTCCAGGCACAGGACGGAAAGATAGCGACACTCCATTCAGATCGCCAACAAGCTCGACAATGCTACAATGCAAGCCTAAAGAAGTCGGCTCCAGGAAAAGATGTCTAA